One Tautonia rosea genomic window carries:
- a CDS encoding DUF1622 domain-containing protein: MTEMIQPVAKWCAAIVEMIGIVIITGIAIQVVLRGIFLVVKENSYERMMAEVRQHLGKGILLGLEFLIAADIIHTVAVDLTFESITVLAVVVLIRTFLSFTLEAELRGNWPWPQAGGTRKPVGPRSSDVVQDSSSLATTVRG, translated from the coding sequence ATGACCGAGATGATTCAACCGGTCGCCAAGTGGTGTGCGGCGATCGTCGAGATGATCGGCATCGTGATCATCACCGGAATTGCGATTCAGGTGGTGCTGCGCGGGATCTTCCTCGTCGTCAAGGAAAATTCCTATGAACGCATGATGGCTGAGGTGCGCCAGCATCTTGGTAAAGGGATTCTCCTGGGACTGGAGTTTCTCATCGCGGCAGACATCATCCACACGGTGGCCGTTGATCTGACGTTCGAGTCGATCACGGTGCTGGCCGTGGTCGTGTTGATTCGAACCTTCCTGAGTTTCACCCTCGAAGCGGAATTGCGAGGGAACTGGCCCTGGCCGCAAGCAGGTGGGACTCGGAAACCGGTCGGACCGCGCTCATCGGACGTGGTGCAGGACTCCTCCTCGCTCGCGACGACGGTTCGAGGTTGA